The Toxorhynchites rutilus septentrionalis strain SRP chromosome 3, ASM2978413v1, whole genome shotgun sequence genome includes a region encoding these proteins:
- the LOC129773018 gene encoding uncharacterized protein LOC129773018, which translates to MSSKHSKAETAKKASKTVTMSNQQVAEPATNATSCSTNTVAVPSTSGQVTVVSIDQAGTGVAPEKRMAGERRTDKSSGATRAAVIQESDCPLCDEPNDMEMVQCDTCQRWFHFRCVKVTQDIQNVSWSCTDCPTVSNQQRTTTPVPTQNQTLPTQSQTAKSVVKSIQSEARRRLKLQLLKIEEEKKLEQKYLKKKYDMLLEYGSDTSTEISVNEAEKISKIEEWVADTERCDNQANTGLEPEEMEELLPIQLAGPTEQTAPNLEQGTVQPTNPQHPVSSDVPGIHRVNPPSLIDPRMFVPGQRSTPMRPSQQVSMPPSAPHVANETVCILNRSQLAARQAVSKDLPEFSGNPEDWPLFFSNFSNSTQMCGFSNEENMLRLRKCLKGRALEAVKCRLLHPFNVAGVMSTLKMLYGRPEAIIQAIVKNVRSLPSPNIDRLETVVNFALTVENLVATIQACEVHDFVYNASLRYELVERLPSTLKLDWAKHSRDKLNPNLLDFSSWLYSTAEDASAVMATINNDPKPRSIKKDGFLNIHSETESGNNRSYMSPSKVKPTSFSGLEKHCPICKGGCQSVPKCKRFAEFSYDSRWAAVRECKLCRKCLRKHNGSCRQQKPCGISGCTYLHHPLLHSEKQQSNSSSNGSITATLSEGTSQQSCNIHQGQSKVLFRILPVRLYGPSKTVQAFAFIDDGSELSLMDQSLAEELGLKGPRKSLCLKWTGETQRLEKSSQIVSLQISSCFSQAKRYELCSVHTVQSLQIRPQTLLYSEIQKKYQHLVGLPIQSYENACPRILIGLDNLNLGHPLKCKEGQSQEPIGVKTRLGWTVYGSCVSEDAAEHSVNYHSLQICQCNQYNDEDLHRTVKSFFSLESIGITKPERPLQSQDDQRALMLLESLTIFRDGRYETGLLFKYDNVRLPNNKEMALKRWQCLDRRMKHDRALAEAVNAKIEDHIEKGYIRKLTVRITERNSLDQLRC; encoded by the coding sequence ATGTCGTCGAAGCATTCCAAAGCCGAAACCGCGAAAAAGGCGAGTAAAACGGTCACGATGAGCAATCAGCAAGTCGCAGAGCCCGCGACGAACGCTACATCCTGTTCAACAAATACCGTTGCTGTTCCCTCTACTAGCGGCCAGGTAACAGTAGTTAGTATCGATCAGGCCGGGACTGGAGTAGCCCCTGAGAAGCGTATGGCTGGAGAAAGGCGAACCGATAAATCTAGTGGCGCCACCCGCGCAGCGGTCATTCAGGAGTCAGACTGTCCCTTGTGTGATGAGCCAAATGATATGGAAATGGTCCAATGTGATACTTGCCAGAGGTGGTTTCATTTTCGGTGCGTGAAGGTAACGCAGGACATTCAAAATGTGAGCTGGAGCTGCACCGACTGTCCTACTGTGAGTAATCAACAACGTACGACTACCCCCGTACCTACTCAAAACCAAACATTGCCTACTCAGTCGCAGACGGCGAAGAGCGTTGTAAAGAGTATACAAAGTGAGGCAAGGAGGAGATTGAAGCTGCAGTTGCTGAAAATCGAAGAAGAGAAAAAACTTGAACAGAAGTACCTGAAGAAGAAATACGACATGCTTCTTGAGTACGGAAGTGATACTTCAACGGAGATAAGTGTCAACGAGGCGGAGAAAATATCTAAAATCGAGGAATGGGTGGCCGATACTGAGCGTTGCGATAACCAAGCGAACACCGGATTAGAGCCTGAAGAGATGGAAGAACTTTTGCCAATCCAACTGGCTGGACCTACAGAGCAAACTGCTCCGAATCTTGAACAAGGCACCGTGCAACCCACAAATCCACAACATCCAGTATCTTCGGATGTTCCTGGTATTCATCGTGTTAACCCTCCTTCGCTAATCGACCCTCGCATGTTCGTTCCAGGACAAAGATCAACACCGATGCGTCCGAGTCAGCAAGTATCGATGCCGCCGTCTGCGCCGCATGTTGCAAATGAAACTGTATGCATTCTAAACAGGAGTCAGCTAGCCGCACGACAAGCGGTTTCGAAAGATCTCCCGGAATTCAGTGGCAACCCCGAAGATTGGCCACTCTTCTTCTCGAACTTCAGTAACTCCACCCAGATGTGCGGGTTCTCCAACGAAGAAAATATGTTGCGGCTCCGAAAGTGCCTCAAAGGGAGAGCTCTAGAAGCAGTCAAGTGCCGCTTGCTTCATCCGTTTAACGTCGCAGGAGTTATGTCAACATTGAAAATGTTATATGGCAGGCCGGAAGCGATTATACAAGCAAttgtaaaaaatgttcgatCGTTACCATCGCCAAACATCGATAGGCTAGAGACCGTCGTCAACTTCGCGCTCACCGTGGAGAACTTGGTCGCAACAATCCAAGCATGTGAAGTACACGATTTCGTCTATAATGCTTCTTTACGATACGAACTGGTGGAACGGTTACCTTCGACGTTGAAGCTTGATTGGGCCAAACACTCTAGGGATAAGCTCAATCCAAATTTGCTCGACTTCAGCTCGTGGCTGTATTCAACAGCAGAGGATGCCAGTGCGGTAATGGCTACGATAAATAACGACCCAAAGCCTCGTTCCATTAAGAAGGATGGATTTTTGAATATACATTCAGAAACCGAGTCGGGAAATAACAGATCGTACATGTCACCATCTAAAGTGAAACCAACTTCTTTCAGTGGGTTGGAGAAGCATTGTCCCATATGTAAGGGCGGGTGCCAGAGCGTTCCAAAGTGCAAACGATTTGCCGAGTTCAGTTATGACTCGAGATGGGCTGCAGTGCGAGAGTGTAAACTCTGCCGAAAGTGCTTACGGAAGCACAACGGATCATGCAGGCAACAGAAGCCATGCGGAATAAGTGGTTGTACTTATTTACACCACCCTCTTCTCCACAGTGAGAAACAACAGAGCAATAGTTCGTCAAATGGATCAATCACTGCTACGCTATCAGAAGGGACATCTCAGCAGAGTTGTAACATTCACCAAGGTCAATCGAAAGTTTTGTTCCGAATACTCCCAGTTCGTCTCTATGGACCCTCGAAAACAGTGCAAGCCTTCGCGTTTATCGATGATGGTTCGGAACTCTCGTTAATGGATCAAAGCTTGGCTGAAGAGTTAGGTCTGAAAGGCCCCAGGAAATCTTTATGCCTGAAATGGACAGGAGAGACGCAGCGTTTAGAAAAATCGTCACAAATTGTAAGTCTGCAAATTTCAAGTTGCTTCAGTCAGGCAAAAAGGTACGAACTTTGTTCCGTACATACCGTACAAAGTCTACAAATAAGACCGCAAACACTACTCTATTCTGAGATTCAGAAAAAGTACCAACATCTTGTCGGGCTTCCCATTCAATCGTACGAGAACGCCTGTCCTCGTATATTGATAGGTCTTGATAATCTCAATCTCGGACATCCACTGAAGTGTAAAGAAGGACAATCACAAGAACCAATAGGCGTCAAGACGCGTCTTGGGTGGACCGTCTATGGAAGCTGCGTGTCAGAAGATGCTGCTGAACATTCCGTTAACTACCACTCCTTGCAGATTTGTCAATGCAACCAATACAATGATGAGGATCTCCATAGAACAGTTAAAAGCTTCTTTTCGTTAGAGAGCATTGGAATTACAAAGCCCGAAAGACCCTTACAGTCTCAGGACGACCAGCGTGCCCTGATGCTTCTGGAATCGCTAACAATATTTCGAGATGGAAGGTATGAAACGGGACTTCTGTTTAAGTACGACAATGTGCGTCTGCCGAACAACAAAGAGATGGCGCTGAAGAGGTGGCAGTGTTTGGATCGGAGGATGAAGCACGATCGAGCATTAGCTGAAGCAGTGAACGCGAAAATCGAAGACCACATCGAGAAGGGTTACATACGCAAGCTAACTGTTCGGATTACGGAAAGAAATTCTTTGGATCAACTTCGCTGTTAG
- the LOC129773019 gene encoding uncharacterized protein LOC129773019 — translation MDASTDKNCLLCDAPDTVDDMVQCGQCELWAHYGCAGVDDEIKKRPWSCPKCANLLQVQKPKTKSKTKSGSKSDAGSVKSVISAIKQLEEEQAAMEKELEEEKELREKRLVMEKTLREKRMEQERDLREKEFRQQQELREKQLLEEREMLERNLAAEEEFLRKQHALREQFQINKKNSAKKWTDADGAVGGGFEVDRRSEAPADEKVKNWLKEQKSSPDEKGDPRGAYPKNTITKVDNQPTKKKLSKMERLKALLEEESSSADEGEREAEEDGKPVQQPQEPTRLNQREQRSYGPGHRLTQDQLAARQVMSKQLPVFKGEPEVWPLFISSFENTTKACGFTNLDNLKRLQDCLLGEALEAVRSRLILPESVPGVISDLRNLFGKPEKLLKALLMKVRRAPSPKAEKLETFLHFGITVKQLCDHLEAAGLADHLNNPMLVQELVDKLPPHYKLDWVRFKRFSHGTPLRMFTDFMSGVVSDVSEVAEFSALELNESSFPRNKSAKKREFVHMHSAPPKVERPHGDKAAKPCWMCKRSDHKVRFCDDFKKLNVTDRLKVIEKHKLCVLCLNNHGKSRCSFKLRCSVGDCQEYHHPLLHRTKETVQALEVQCNTHSRSNRSIIFRMVPVSLSVGDQSVDTLAFLDEGSSVTLIEETIANQLQAKGTPEPLIVSWTGNMKRYEDASRRVDLMLSARDSDKKLLLLGARTVSELVLPKQEVRFQELTKRYAHLRDLPVADSKFEDPKIIIGLDNLHVFAPLEARIGRPGEPIGVRSKIGWTIYGPEKQIPSLMQHVNFHMTEEVTNQELHDIFRIQYDLEQQGVSPTGVPESEEDLRAREILRTTTIRVGDHFETGLLWRKDERNFPDSYNMAKQRLLTLERRLEKKPQLREKIRQQVKEYQLKQYAHLATEEELSESDPATVWYLPLNVVENPRKPGKVRLVWDAAAAVRSVSLNSELLKGPDMLISLPSVICRFRERRYGFGGDIKEMYHQIKIRKEDKNAQRFLFRNDSADPEPQVYIMDVATFGATCSPCSAQFIKNLNAGEFASQYPEAAAAIANRHYVDDYYDSADTIAEAVKLAREVKYIHSRGGFHIRNWVSNSEQFVREMGEECVGPTVHFKDKSSVAERVLGVSWNTTNDAFLFTAPPRMTDDEHPTKRSVLSHIMSMYDPIGFLSPFTVQGKILVQDLWRTGCEWDEPIEEESHNKWRSWINLLPEIEAARIPRAYFGDASSDELTDVQLHILTDASEKAIGCVAYFRVTIGEEIRCALVMSRTKVAPLKQLTIPRLELQAAVMGARLAKTVCASHSIKISRKFFWTDSQTVLSWIRSDQRQYKPFVGFRIGEILDLTRLTDWRWVPTKYNVADRLTKWSCDQSFDTGSVWFKGPCFLYQDEADWPQQSRPSANTAEELRAYYLFHDVAVPEPLVDVKRISKWSVLVRTVACVFRFISNCRRKVKGLPIETLKPTQAQVKVLLPVSIPMVRVPLKQKEFRCSECFLIKIVQAETYGDELKVLTKNQQRQAAKWYPLEKGSPLYKLTPLLDPDGVIRMEGRTGDAEELPFELRFPIILPRDHEVTRKIILHFHERYGHGFRETVKNKLRQRYFIPNINAAVRKVASSCLWCKVHRNQPRTPRMAPLPNQRLSPYQRAFCYTGVDYFGPVEVSSGRSHPKRWVVLFTCLVMRAVHLEVASDLTAASCLMAIRRFVGRRGTPLEFWSDNGTNLKAAGKEIFENIRVIEEECADAYTDARTKWRFIPPASPHMGGSWERLVRTVKEALVVILDGKKLTDEILHTAIIEAEDMVNSRPLVYVAEEASNTITPNHFLRGVSPNEPLLVPPPPHSAEAIRNAYYRSQELAEQLWQRWVKEYVPMINQRSKWFSEVKPLKKGDLVYVVDGKNRKLWVRGVVVEPIVSKDGRVRQAWVRTSSGVYRRPTTKLAVLDIDEGNAGPDQGTEPGLRAGDMLETTPQGTRAASSENRNTKTSNSRHVEKRATTDSRTSQLSNRQKT, via the coding sequence atggatgcttctaCGGATAAGAATTGTCTGCTCTGCGATGCACCTGATACTGTTGATGATATGGTCCAGTGTGGTCAGTGTGAGTTGTGGGCGCATTACGGATGTGCTGGAGTCGATGATGAAATTAAGAAAAGGCCCTGGAGTTGCCCGAAATGCGCGAACCTGCTGCAGGTTCAAAAGCCCAAAACAAAATCCAAGACAAAGAGTGGATCGAAAAGTGATGCCGGGTCGGTGAAGAGCGTGATTTCGGCAATAAAGCAACTGGAAGAGGAGCAGGCAGCGATGgaaaaggagctggaagaagaAAAGGAGCTCCGTGAAAAACGGTTGGTCATGGAGAAAACTCTACGAGAGAAGCGTATGGAACAAGAAAGAGATTTACGTGAAAAGGAGTTCCGACAACAACAAGAGCTACGGGAGAAGCAGCTGTTGGAGGAGAGGGAAATGCTGGAGCGTAACCTAGCTGCTGAAGAGGAATTCCTGCGAAAGCAGCATGCACTACGTGAGCAGTTCCAGATCAATAAGAAGAACTCTGCTAAGAAATGGACAGATGCGGATGGTGCTGTGGGCGGCGGCTTTGAAGTAGACAGACGGTCAGAAGCCCCAGCCGATGAAAAGGTGAAGAATTGGTTGAAGGAGCAGAAATCATCTCCAGATGAGAAAGGTGATCCCAGAGGAGCTTATCCAAAGAACACAATTACGAAGGTGGATAATCAACCGACCAAGAAGAAACTGTCCAAGATGGAAAGACTGAAAGCATTGTTAGAGGAGGAGAGTAGTTCCGCGGATGAAGGCGAAAGAGAAGCAGAAGAAGATGGGAAACCCGTTCAGCAACCGCAAGAACCAACCCGACTAAATCAGAGGGAGCAGAGGTCATACGGGCCGGGGCATCGGTTGACACAAGACCAGCTTGCTGCTCGCCAAGTGATGTCGAAACAGCTTCCAGTCTTCAAAGGTGAGCCCGAGGTATGGCCTCTGTTCATCAGCAGCTTTGAAAACACGACCAAAGCTTGCGGGTTTACCAACCTGGACAATCTCAAGCGTCTGCAGGACTGCCTTCTGGGAGAGGCCCTCGAGGCGGTCAGAAGTCGATTGATCCTACCGGAATCAGTTCCGGGAGTGATAAGTGATCTCCGAAATCTTTTCGGGAAACCAGAAAAACTCCTCAAAGCACTTCTCATGAAGGTTCGAAGAGCTCCTTCTCCAAAGGCCGAGAAGCTAGAGACCTTCCTTCACTTCGGAATTACGGTGAAACAATTATGCGATCACCTGGAAGCGGCCGGACTGGCAGACCACTTAAACAATCCAATGTTGGTCCAGGAACTTGTAGACAAACTGCCGCCACACTACAAGCTTGACTGGGTGCGGTTCAAAAGGTTTTCCCACGGTACTCCTCTTCGTATGTTCACCGACTTTATGAGCGGTGTCGTCTCGGATGTGTCCGAGGTCGCAGAGTTCTCAGCACTGGAGCTAAATGAGTCATCCTTTCCAAGGAATAAGAGCGCAAAGAAGAGAGAATTCGTTCATATGCATTCCGCCCCTCCCAAGGTGGAAAGGCCACATGGTGACAAAGCTGCCAAGCCATGTTGGATGTGTAAACGGTCGGATCACAAAGTAAGATTTTGTGACgactttaaaaaattaaacgTCACCGACAGACTGAAAGTAATTGAAAAGCATAAGCTTTGTGTGCTATGTCTCAATAATCACGGAAAGAGCCGCTGTAGTTTCAAGCTGCGTTGCAGTGTTGGAGATTGTCAGGAGTACCATCATCCACTTTTGCATCGTACCAAGGAGACGGTACAGGCGTTGGAAGTGCAGTGCAATACTCACAGTCGTTCCAATAGGTCGATCATTTTCCGGATGGTACCAGTATCGCTTTCGGTAGGGGACCAGTCAGTGGACACACTGGCGTTCCTAGATGAGGGTTCGTCAGTTACGTTAATCGAGGAGACGATCGCTAACCAACTCCAAGCAAAGGGGACCCCAGAACCATTAATTGTGTCGTGGACCGGCAATATGAAGAGGTACGAAGATGCATCCAGACGAGTCGATTTAATGTTGTCAGCAAGGGACTCGGATAAAAAACTTTTACTGCTTGGAGCACGCACAGTTTCCGAACTGGTGCTCCCGAAACAGGAAGTGCGTTTTCAAGAACTTACGAAGCGCTACGCTCACCTGCGTGATCTACCGGTAGCGGATTCAAAATTCGAAGATCCGAAGATTATAATCGGCCTGGACAACCTTCACGTGTTCGCTCCGCTGGAAGCGCGGATCGGTCGACCCGGTGAGCCGATTGGCGTGAGAAGCAAGATAGGGTGGACAATTTACGGGCCTGAGAAGCAGATCCCGTCATTGATGCAACACGTCAATTTTCATATGACGGAAGAGGTCACCAATCAGGAACTTCATGACATCTTTCGAATCCAATATGATCTAGAACAACAAGGTGTATCTCCGACTGGCGTTCCAGAATCGGAAGAAGACCTTCGAGCCCGAGAGATACTGCGTACAACCACTATTCGTGTCGGCGATCACTTCGAAACAGGGCTGCTCTGGCGGAAGGACGAGAGAAATTTTCCTGATAGTTACAACATGGCAAAACAGCGATTGCTGACATTAGAACGACGCTTGGAGAAGAAACCACAGCTTCGAGAAAAGATACGGCAACAAGTCAAGGAGTACCAGTTGAAACAGTACGCGCATCTAGCGACCGAGGAGGAACTGTCCGAATCCGATCCGGCAACAGTGTGGTACCTTCCACTGAACGTTGTGGAGAATCCACGCAAACCCGGAAAGGTGCGTCTTGTATGGGACGCTGCAGCTGCTGTCCGAAGTGTCTCGTTAAACTCGGAATTGCTGAAGGGACCAGATATGCTGATCTCGCTCCCATCGGTCATCTGTCGCTTCCGGGAACGGCGCTACGGTTTCGGTGGTGACATCAAAGAGATGTACCACCAAATCAAAATCAGGAAAGAAGATAAAAATGCACAACGGTTTCTGTTCCGAAATGATTCAGCGGATCCTGAGCCTCAGGTCTACATCATGGATGTTGCAACTTTCGGGGCAACCTGCTCGCCGTGTTCCGCACAATTTATAAAAAACTTGAACGCAGGTGAATTTGCCAGCCAGTACCCGGAAGCGGCAGCAGCCATTGCAAACCGCCATTACGTAGATGACTACTACGACAGCGCCGATACTATTGCGGAGGCGGTAAAGCTGGCCAGGGAGGTGAAGTACATTCACTCACGCGGTGGGTTCCATATAAGAAATTGGGTGAGCAACTCGGAGCAATTTGTACGTGAGATGGGAGAAGAATGTGTTGGTCCTACTGTACATTTCAAGGACAAGAGCTCTGTTGCCGAACGCGTCTTGGGTGTATCCTGGAACACGACAAATGATGCTTTCCTGTTCACCGCTCCTCCTAGGATGACTGATGATGAGCATCCCACGAAACGAAGCGTCCTCAGCCACATAATGTCCATGTACGACCCGATTGGATTCCTGTCACCATTCACCGTGCAGGGCAAAATACTGGTGCAGGATTTGTGGAGGACCGGTTGTGAGTGGGACGAACCAATCGAAGAAGAATCGCACAACAAGTGGAGGAGTTGGATAAACTTACTGCCGGAGATCGAAGCAGCCAGAATTCCGAGGGCGTACTTCGGGGACGCTTCATCGGATGAGTTAACCGATGTCCAACTTCATATACTCACCGATGCTAGCGAGAAAGCGATTGGTTGCGTGGCGTATTTTCGGGTGACGATCGGAGAAGAAATTCGGTGTGCGTTGGTGATGAGTCGAACGAAGGTGGCGCCGTTGAAGCAACTGACGATTCCGCGGCTGGAGCTCCAAGCCGCTGTTATGGGAGCGAGATTGGCGAAGACGGTGTGTGCCAGCCACAgcatcaaaatatcacgaaagtTCTTTTGGACCGATTCCCAAACGGTCCTTTCGTGGATTCGTTCAGACCAGCGGCAATACAAACCGTTCGTAGGATTCCGTATAGGGGAGATTTTAGACCTCACCAGGTTGACAGATTGGCGATGGGTGCCAACTAAATATAACGTCGCTGACAGGCTGACGAAGTGGAGCTGTGACCAGAGTTTCGACACGGGAAGCGTGTGGTTCAAGGGACCATGTTTCTTATACCAGGATGAAGCAGACTGGCCTCAGCAATCCAGACCTTCAGCGAATACTGCGGAGGAGCTTAGGGCGTATTACTTGTTCCACGATGTTGCCGTTCCGGAGCCTTTGGTTGATGTCAAGCGGATTTCAAAGTGGAGCGTATTAGTCCGAACGGTGGCATGTGTCTTCAGATTCATCTCGAACTGCAGGCGGAAGGTGAAAGGTTTGCCAATTGAGACTCTTAAGCCGACGCAGGCGCAAGTGAAGGTGTTGCTCCCGGTTTCCATCCCTATGGTTCGCGTACCGCTGAAGCAGAAGGAATTTCGTTGTTCCGAATGTTTTCTTATAAAAATTGTTCAGGCAGAGACATACGGAGACGAACTCAAAGTGCTCACGAAAAATCAGCAAAGGCAAGCAGCAAAGTGGTACCCTCTAGAAAAGGGCAGTCCTCTCTACAAGTTAACTCCATTGCTGGACCCTGATGGTGTCATCCGGATGGAAGGCCGCACCGGGGATGCCGAAGAGTTACCATTTGAACTACGCTTCCCAATCATCCTGCCGAGGGACCACGAGGTTACAAGAAAGATTATTCTCCATTTCCACGAGCGATATGGGCACGGTTTTCGTGAAACCGTAAAGAATAAGCTGCGTCAGCGGTACTTCATCCCAAATATCAACGCTGCAGTACGGAAGGTGGCGAGTAGCTGTTTGTGGTGTAAAGTGCACCGAAATCAACCGCGAACACCAAGAATGGCTCCGCTTCCAAACCAAAGACTTTCACCATACCAGCGTGCCTTTTGCTATACCGGGGTGGATTATTTCGGACCCGTGGAGGTATCCTCTGGCCGCAGTCATCCAAAACGTTGGGTGGTCTTATTTACATGCCTTGTAATGCGTGCGGTACACCTCGAAGTCGCCAGCGACCTAACAGCAGCTTCCTGCCTGATGGCGATTCGAAGATTCGTGGGTCGCAGAGGAACGCCACTCGAGTTTTGGTCGGACAACGGAACCAATCTGAAGGCAGCCGGAAAGGAGATTTTCGAGAACATTCGGGTAATCGAAGAAGAATGCGCAGACGCCTACACTGATGCACGCACGAAGTGGAGGTTCATTCCACCTGCCAGTCCCCACATGGGGGGCTCGTGGGAACGCCTCGTACGGACGGTAAAGGAGGCATTGGTGGTCATTCTCGATGGAAAGAAACTCACAGACGAGATCCTCCACACAGCGATCATCGAAGCTGAAGATATGGTGAACTCTCGTCCGTTAGTGTACGTAGCCGAAGAAGCTTCCAATACAATCACCCCAAACCACTTCTTGCGAGGAGTGTCGCCAAATGAACCGCTTCTGGTTCCACCACCTCCTCACTCGGCGGAGGCCATTCGCAATGCATATTATCGTTCCCAAGAATTGGCTGAACAGTTGTGGCAGCGGTGGGTGAAAGAGTACGTGCCGATGATTAACCAGCGGAGCAAGTGGTTCAGCGAAGTAAAGCCGTTAAAAAAAGGTGACCTGGTATACGTAGTAGACGGTAAGAACCGGAAGTTATGGGTTCGGGGAGTCGTGGTCGAGCCGATAGTGTCAAAGGACGGCAGGGTTCGGCAGGCTTGGGTAAGAACCAGCAGCGGAGTGTATAGACGGCCAACAACTAAGCTTGCGGTGTTGGATATTGACGAGGGTAACGCTGGACCGGATCAGGGGACCGAACCAGGATTACGGGCCGGGGATATGTTAGAAACAACACCGCAGGGAACACGAGCAGCCTCGTCGGAAAACAGAAacactaaaacgtcaaatagtAGACATGTCGAAAAACGAGCTACAACTGACTCTCGGACTAGTCAATTGTCAAATAGGCAAAAAACATGA
- the LOC129778264 gene encoding uncharacterized protein LOC129778264, which produces MAQNYTYADEITILSRNRLAENPDKTIPRNSPLFHKCVFLDENDVLRVRGRTRACQFIARDAAQPIILPREHPITRLILLDFHKRFNHQNHETILNEIRQRFHVPRLKGTYRKVRRECQKCKNDQASPQPPAMSDLPPYRLAAFTGPFTYMGIDYFGPMTVVVGRRSEKRWGVLATCLTTRAIHLELAHTLTTDSCILAIRNVMARRGTPAVIFSDRGTNFQGASKELKEVLQDINQEQLMREFTTSNTEWTFIPPASPHMGGAWERLIGCVKCNLHKLQWRKLPTDEVLYSTLLEIENIINSRPLTDIPMDDDESPVLTPNHFLLGSSNGLKPWVQYNDNPIVLRNSWRQSQVMANEFWRQWLRDYLPVITRRTKWFMKVKPIQVNDVVVIADPKAPRNSWPMGRIIATRAGQDGQVRSATIQTNQGIYERPAVKLAVLDVGVRNQYASGEPSAHSGGSVNTPVDLAIPSYSTQ; this is translated from the coding sequence ATGGCACAAAACTACACCTACGCTGACGAAATCACCATTCTCTCTAGAAACCGGCTTGCAGAGAATCCAGACAAAACCATTCCGAGAAACAGTCCATTATTTCACAAATGTGTCTTCCTCGACGAGAACGATGTTCTAAGGGTTCGAGGTCGAACAAGAGCTTGCCAGTTTATCGCCCGAGATGCCGCTCAACCAATCATTCTACCACGCGAGCACCCAATCACACGGCTTATTCTTCTTGATTTTCACAAGCGGTTCAACCACCAGAATCACGAGACGATTCTCAATGAAATACGTCAACGTTTCCACGTTCCAAGACTGAAGGGAACATACAGGAAGGTACGCAGGGagtgccaaaaatgcaagaacGACCAAGCGTCTCCACAACCTCCCGCCATGAGTGACCTGCCACCGTACCGTCTAGCTGCTTTCACAGGACCCTTCACGTACATGGGGATCGATTATTTCGGTCCCATGACCGTCGTCGTTGGACGACGCTCAGAAAAAAGATGGGGAGTGCTGGCAACATGCCTCACAACTCGCGCTATCCATTTAGAACTAGCTCACACACTGACAACCGATTCGTGTATTCTAGCAATACGTAACGTAATGGCTAGGAGAGGGACACCTGCAGTTATTTTTAGCGACCGTGGCACCAACTTCCAGGGCGCCAGTAAAGAATTGAAAGAAGTGCTGCAAGACATCAACCAAGAACAGCTCATGCGGGAATTCACAACATCCAATACGGAATGGACCTTTATACCGCCAGCTTCACCACACATGGGCGGAGCGTGGGAGCGCTTGATTGGCTGCGTAAAATGCAACCTTCATAAACTGCAGTGGAGGAAACTTCCCACGGATGAAGTTCTTTACAGTACACTGCTAGAAATTGAGAACATTATAAACTCGCGACCACTTACTGACATCCCCATGGACGACGATGAATCTCCAGTGCTGACACCAAACCACTTTTTGCTGGggtcatcaaatggactaaaaccATGGGTACAGTACAACGATAACCCCATCGTGCTCCGGAATTCCTGGAGGCAATCACAAGTTATGGCCAATGAATTTTGGCGCCAATGGTTAAGAGATTATCTCCCTGTAATCACCCGTCGCACCAAGTGGTTCATGAAGGTAAAACCAATTCAAGTGAATGATGTGGTAGTCATCGCAGATCCCAAGGCCCCTCGCAATAGTTGGCCTATGGGACGAATCATCGCAACCAGAGCAGGACAGGACGGGCAAGTCAGGAGTGCCACCATACAGACTAATCAGGGCATCTACGAACGTCCCGCGGTTAAACTCGCCGTACTCGACGTGGGCGTTAGGAACCAATACGCCTCCGGAGAACCCTCTGCGCATTCGGGGGGGAGTGTTAATACGCCCGTCGATTTGGCGATCCCCTCGTACAGTACACAGTAG